The window ACGACGCACATGCAAGGCTCCCACGGCATCTTTGGTCAGGTATGGGAAAAGCCGCCAAAGCAGGTCGGGATCCGTGATCAAGTCCGCACCCGAGGTCACACCGTCCCAATGACGCGCCGCTTCACACGGTGCACGCCCCTCCAACGGTCTGTGGACGCGCAAACGTCCCCCGCCCGCCTTTGCCGTTGCGGCCGCATCCGATTCGAGGGTCTCGAGGCGAGTGTCGTCTGCGGTGATGTAGACGTATCCGCGCCGGTTGAGATTGAAGACGTTGCCCGAGACGGCGGCGAGCTCCTCGAGGAGGTCGATCGAGCGGTTCATCAGCTGGACCATCGGCTCGCCCGGCCACCAGTTGCGATAGCACTCGGTCGACTTGTCACTCGTCAGGGTTAGCGGTGGGCGCGGGTCGCACACAACCACGTCCTGCAGGCCATGACGCACCGACAGGTGGTACGCGACGCTCACTCCGGCGATACCCGCACCGGCGATGACGACTTCCGCCTTCACTCTCCTCCTTCCCCCCACGAGGATACGTGCTCCCGAACCCAGGGCTCAGGAGTACCCCCACGGTACCTGCGAGCCCAGGGTTCAAAGGCACCAGCGCCGCGGATCTTTCTAGGCTTGTGGTGTGTCGCACCTCCGTTACCGTGTCCTCCTCCTCGTCATCATCATCCTCCTCGGATCATGCGCTCCACCGGCGACCCATGACCTTTCCGGTTCGCTGGCGGTGTTTGATTTCTCCTTGCACAACGACCTCATCGTCGAGGAGGCACAGCGTCTGGCGGGAGGCGACTACTTCGGACTCCCCGCGGAGGAGCGCGATGCCGTCTGGATCGAAGCTGTCGGCCTCGTGCGTGGCACCCCCTGCGGAAACGGAGTCGAGACGTTCCCCGCGGTCCACACGGGAACTCCGGTACGGATCATGGATGCTGCCGATACCGTGCTCGGTGACAGCACTCTCTCGGGTGGATTCGTGGACCTTCTCCCCTATCCGGACGTGCAGGCGAACGTGATCGCCGTCTGCCGATTCGAGTTCGAAGTGCCCGAGCTCGCAGACGCGGCCGAATACACGATTCTCGTCGGAGACCAGGAACCGAAGACCTTCTCCAAGGCGGGTCTCGAAGCGGCCGGCTGGACGGTATCGCTCGAACTCGGGGTGAGCCGCTGAACTTCAGCACCGTCGTCGGGACGCTTGCCATGCATTGCTCGGTGGGCTCTAGTCTTGGTGCAGCACGACGTCAGGCCGTCAAAGGTTCTCACAACACGCCCCATCCTCGGGCGGGAGGTTGAGCAATGATCATCGGAGTCCCCAAGGAATCTCTTCATCACGAGCATCGGGTTGGATTGACTCCCGACGCCGCAGCCCACCTGCACAGGCTCGGAAACACCGTTTTGGTCCAGCACGACGCAGGACTGGGTGCCCGATTCTCCAACCACGAGTATGAGCAGGCCGGCGCGCAGATCGTGTACAGCGCGGAGGAGGCCTACCGGCGCGCCGATCTCGTCACCAGGATCGGCACGATGTCCACAGTCGAACTGGATCTCCTCAAGCCCGGATCCACGATCTGCAGTTTTCATCACATGGCGGTCGCCTCGAAGGCGCTGGTCAACGGGTTGATCGAGCGACGGATCACCACCGTCTCCTATGAGCTCATCGAGGATGCAGCCGGCAACCGCCCGATCCTCGCACCGTTCAGTGAGATGGCGGGGATGCTTGCCGTGCATCTCGCCGGCTACTACCTACAGAACGACTCAGGAGGAAGGGGAATCCTGCTGGGAAACGTGCCTGGGATCGCCCCACCATCCGTCGTCATTCTCGGCGCGGGGATTGCGGGCCGAACTGCCGCATGCCACGCGAGGGCTGCCGGAGCCCGCGTCGTCGTAATCGACACCGACATGGCGAAACTGAGAGCGGTGAGCTCGCGATGCGGTGGTCAGGTGGCTACGGCGAACGCCAGCCTCGAACCGCTGGAGAACTACACCGCTTTGGCGGATGTGCTCATCGGCGCGGTGCTCATTCCCGGCTCGCGAGCTCCGATTCTGGTTACCGAGGACATGGTCAAAGGTATGCGGCGAGGAAGCGTGATCGTCGACCTCTCGATCGACCAGGGGGGATGCGTAGAAACCAGCCGGCCAACGAGCCCCGACCAGCCGACGTTCATCGTCCACGACGTCGTGCACTACTGCGTGCCCAACATGACTGCGAACATCGCCCGCACCGCCTCCAAAGCGCTCACGAGAGCCGTCCTGCCCCAACTGGTGGCACTGGCCGAACGAGGAACGGGAGGTGCAGCGGCGGATCCCAATCTCGCCGCGGGAATCGTCCTGTATGAAGGAAACCTCGTCCATCCCC of the Gammaproteobacteria bacterium genome contains:
- a CDS encoding alanine dehydrogenase, whose translation is MIIGVPKESLHHEHRVGLTPDAAAHLHRLGNTVLVQHDAGLGARFSNHEYEQAGAQIVYSAEEAYRRADLVTRIGTMSTVELDLLKPGSTICSFHHMAVASKALVNGLIERRITTVSYELIEDAAGNRPILAPFSEMAGMLAVHLAGYYLQNDSGGRGILLGNVPGIAPPSVVILGAGIAGRTAACHARAAGARVVVIDTDMAKLRAVSSRCGGQVATANASLEPLENYTALADVLIGAVLIPGSRAPILVTEDMVKGMRRGSVIVDLSIDQGGCVETSRPTSPDQPTFIVHDVVHYCVPNMTANIARTASKALTRAVLPQLVALAERGTGGAAADPNLAAGIVLYEGNLVHPHVAAAHGLPFVELGSLLAGASA